Proteins found in one uncultured Desulfuromonas sp. genomic segment:
- a CDS encoding FtsX-like permease family protein, whose translation MDALLFAWHNLWHNRRRTLITLAAVSLTLMLTQAMHNLAIGSYQQMIYSGVRSGSGHLTVYHTEYRQDRSESLSFARQPVEQMVHDTIPALQSAPRIYLSALAQSSYDSRAVALTGIDMATESTFNPYLKKLPADEYLRPDERRDALVGEKLCRELKLRPGQKLVVTLQNAEGEMVSELLRIRGILKTGVNEVDSGLIMINLAMAQKLLGRPGHIHELALLVDNDDTINDTVATLANQLRDQPQLEVVPWQVAMPNLADAIRLDYASQNIILGIMMVIVTIGIVNTLLMSVMERIHEFGIMLAVGAGRGRLVQLVACEASLLGILSAIIGTCCGSLLTWYLVIVGIDLRDFMSEDMEFGGVVFDPIMRASWDPLWMTQTALYIILLCLIAALYPAWKATRLTVVDAIRHH comes from the coding sequence ATGGACGCCCTGTTGTTTGCCTGGCACAACCTATGGCATAACCGCCGCCGCACTCTGATCACCCTGGCGGCGGTCAGCCTGACCCTGATGCTGACCCAGGCGATGCATAATCTGGCCATCGGCAGTTATCAGCAGATGATCTACAGCGGCGTGCGCTCCGGCTCCGGTCATTTGACCGTCTACCACACCGAGTATAGGCAGGATCGCAGCGAATCACTCAGTTTTGCCCGTCAACCTGTGGAACAGATGGTCCATGACACCATCCCCGCATTGCAAAGTGCGCCGCGCATCTACCTGAGCGCCCTGGCCCAGTCGAGCTATGACAGCCGCGCCGTCGCCCTGACCGGCATCGATATGGCCACAGAGAGTACCTTCAACCCGTATCTCAAGAAATTACCTGCAGACGAATACCTGCGACCGGACGAACGGCGCGACGCCCTGGTCGGAGAAAAACTGTGTCGCGAATTGAAGCTGCGACCGGGACAAAAACTGGTGGTGACGTTACAGAACGCCGAGGGCGAGATGGTCAGTGAACTGCTGCGCATTCGCGGCATCTTGAAAACCGGCGTCAATGAGGTGGACAGCGGCCTGATCATGATCAATCTGGCCATGGCGCAGAAACTGCTCGGTCGTCCCGGGCACATCCACGAACTGGCCCTGCTCGTTGACAACGATGACACCATCAACGATACGGTCGCCACACTGGCCAACCAGCTGCGCGATCAGCCACAACTGGAAGTTGTCCCCTGGCAGGTGGCCATGCCCAATCTGGCCGACGCCATCCGCCTCGACTACGCCAGCCAGAATATCATTCTGGGGATCATGATGGTGATCGTCACCATCGGCATCGTCAACACGCTGTTGATGTCGGTCATGGAACGAATTCACGAATTTGGCATCATGCTGGCGGTAGGTGCCGGACGCGGACGGCTGGTACAGTTGGTGGCCTGCGAAGCCTCGTTGCTCGGCATCCTGTCCGCCATCATCGGCACCTGTTGCGGCAGTCTGTTGACCTGGTATCTGGTTATCGTCGGCATTGATTTACGTGACTTCATGTCGGAAGACATGGAATTTGGCGGCGTGGTATTCGATCCGATCATGCGCGCGTCCTGGGACCCTTTATGGATGACGCAGACTGCCCTGTATATTATCCTGTTATGCCTGATTGCGGCGCTGTATCCGGCGTGGAAGGCCACGCGGCTGACAGTAGTAGATGCGATCCGGCATCACTAG
- a CDS encoding response regulator, protein MLKSILIVDDSPVARMIMKKCLPADHGLTIYEAGNGQEGISQYETHKPDLTFMDLTMPVMDGFQALAKIKQNYPQAVVIVVTADIQEKVLRRVATLGALHTIKKPPSKSALQEALDLAESALPS, encoded by the coding sequence ATGCTTAAGTCCATTTTGATCGTCGATGATTCCCCTGTTGCCCGCATGATCATGAAGAAATGCCTTCCGGCTGATCATGGTTTAACCATCTATGAAGCGGGCAATGGTCAGGAGGGGATCTCCCAATACGAAACCCATAAACCGGACCTGACGTTCATGGATTTGACCATGCCCGTGATGGACGGCTTTCAGGCGCTTGCGAAGATCAAGCAGAACTATCCACAGGCTGTGGTCATTGTTGTCACAGCGGACATTCAGGAAAAAGTCCTGCGTCGGGTTGCCACTCTCGGCGCGCTTCATACCATCAAAAAGCCCCCTTCCAAGTCGGCGCTGCAAGAGGCGCTGGATCTTGCCGAATCCGCCCTGCCTTCGTAA
- a CDS encoding DUF3108 domain-containing protein encodes MTERYRCQHLLFGTLGDLSLETRCIDGQRLQVELAGDALGMMALLDGNRRQCYTSMLQHDNQGRVVTLSHRQSTQIDSRGRRIQYGWVATFDKGGRVTARRLWGGDIVETRDFQIPANCYGDFLSVLYAFQHQNEPLQMAQVFRYPFFTVQGMGRIVVRVEGVEVQEPMASSETLWRCRITSAAGRLPGRCSSLTVWCDDRRRVVKAEAPFWWGLGTVVIQRISESS; translated from the coding sequence GTGACAGAGCGATATCGTTGTCAGCACCTTTTGTTTGGAACCCTTGGTGACTTGTCGCTGGAAACACGCTGTATCGACGGCCAACGGCTGCAGGTCGAACTGGCGGGTGATGCACTGGGGATGATGGCGTTGCTGGATGGGAATCGCCGGCAATGCTATACCTCCATGCTTCAGCATGACAACCAGGGGCGTGTCGTGACGTTGTCGCATCGCCAATCCACCCAGATTGACTCACGTGGTCGGAGGATTCAGTACGGCTGGGTGGCGACTTTTGATAAAGGGGGCCGCGTTACGGCGCGGCGCCTGTGGGGAGGCGACATCGTTGAAACGCGCGATTTCCAGATCCCCGCGAACTGCTACGGCGATTTCCTCAGCGTTCTTTATGCCTTCCAGCATCAGAACGAGCCACTGCAAATGGCGCAAGTGTTTCGTTATCCTTTCTTTACCGTGCAAGGGATGGGGCGTATCGTTGTTCGAGTTGAGGGCGTTGAAGTGCAAGAACCTATGGCGTCTTCAGAGACTCTATGGCGTTGCCGAATCACCTCTGCGGCAGGTCGCCTGCCGGGACGTTGTTCCTCGCTGACCGTCTGGTGTGACGACCGGAGACGGGTGGTCAAAGCCGAGGCCCCTTTTTGGTGGGGACTCGGTACCGTTGTTATTCAGAGAATAAGTGAGTCATCATGA
- a CDS encoding outer membrane lipoprotein-sorting protein has protein sequence MKCVKNKTFYGLVLLWLLVPTIQAWSTNHTDTEFTTADLQALVRHVETQYNGNSAHGRMTMKIATEHWQRTLTMEMWSWQRERFLTRIEAPAKERGVATLKIDRDVWNYLPKVDRTIKIPSSMMGGSWMGSHITNDDLVKSSQVDKEYEFSLVRADEAEIVIDCLPKPDTVTVWGKLVYTIDRPTMTPAQIDYFDEDLKLVRHLYFDRIEQIGERTIPMRMRVEPVDKPGESTELIYEEIAFDIGLTPEYFSLRNLKKR, from the coding sequence ATGAAATGCGTCAAGAACAAAACATTTTACGGGCTGGTTCTGCTCTGGTTGCTGGTGCCGACAATCCAAGCTTGGTCCACAAATCACACGGACACAGAATTCACGACTGCTGACCTGCAAGCGCTGGTGCGCCACGTAGAGACCCAGTACAACGGCAACTCGGCTCATGGCCGCATGACCATGAAGATTGCCACCGAACACTGGCAACGCACCCTGACCATGGAGATGTGGTCGTGGCAGCGCGAGCGGTTTCTCACCCGCATTGAGGCACCGGCCAAAGAGCGCGGCGTCGCCACGCTGAAGATTGACCGTGACGTCTGGAACTACCTGCCCAAGGTGGACCGCACCATCAAGATTCCGTCGTCGATGATGGGCGGCTCGTGGATGGGCAGCCACATCACCAATGATGATCTGGTCAAATCGAGTCAGGTAGACAAGGAGTACGAGTTCTCGCTGGTGCGGGCTGATGAGGCGGAGATCGTCATCGACTGCCTACCCAAACCCGATACTGTCACGGTGTGGGGCAAGCTGGTTTACACTATTGACCGCCCGACCATGACCCCGGCGCAGATCGACTATTTTGATGAAGACCTGAAGCTGGTGCGCCATCTGTACTTTGACCGCATCGAGCAGATCGGCGAGCGCACCATCCCCATGCGCATGCGCGTCGAGCCGGTGGACAAACCCGGCGAATCCACCGAATTAATCTATGAAGAGATCGCTTTCGACATCGGCCTGACGCCCGAGTACTTCTCTCTGCGCAACCTGAAAAAGCGCTAG
- a CDS encoding GGDEF domain-containing protein: protein MIFSQIFETINTGLVVLDKEMTVCHWNRWMALHSQIDKEEIVGKNLFEFFPALDRPHFQRNCRSVLAFGHFCFFSQKLHKYLFPMTPAGSLAEEFDYMQQSCSMGPLRNAEGQIEFLYLSVQDVSEVVSYQKKLVRMNQTDPLTGVYNRNFMESQLEKEVVRCQRFKHNLSLLMIDVDLFKNVNDNYGHQCGDFALKEITQRISAKIRQTDFLIRYGGDEFCCLLTETAPDKAIKVAELVRQQICNSPFLFKDITFNVTISIGVAGFDEADIDVESLLRKADSALYLAKQSGRNTVIDTFS from the coding sequence GTGATTTTTTCACAGATTTTTGAAACCATCAATACTGGTCTGGTTGTTCTCGACAAGGAGATGACGGTTTGCCATTGGAACCGCTGGATGGCCCTGCACAGCCAGATTGACAAGGAAGAGATCGTCGGAAAAAATCTGTTCGAATTTTTCCCGGCGCTTGATCGCCCCCACTTTCAGCGAAACTGTCGTTCCGTTCTGGCCTTTGGTCACTTCTGTTTTTTTTCGCAGAAACTGCACAAATACCTGTTTCCCATGACACCCGCCGGATCTCTGGCCGAAGAATTCGACTATATGCAGCAAAGCTGCTCCATGGGGCCATTGCGCAATGCCGAGGGCCAAATCGAATTCTTATACCTGTCGGTTCAGGACGTCAGTGAAGTTGTTTCCTACCAGAAAAAACTGGTGCGCATGAACCAGACCGACCCGCTCACCGGCGTTTACAATCGCAACTTTATGGAATCACAGCTTGAAAAAGAGGTGGTCCGCTGTCAGCGTTTCAAACACAACCTCAGCTTGTTGATGATTGATGTCGACCTGTTTAAGAACGTCAATGACAACTACGGTCATCAATGTGGCGACTTTGCCTTAAAAGAGATCACCCAGCGCATTTCGGCAAAAATACGCCAAACCGATTTTCTCATCCGTTATGGTGGCGATGAATTCTGCTGCTTGCTGACGGAAACCGCTCCGGACAAAGCCATCAAGGTCGCTGAACTGGTCCGCCAGCAAATCTGTAACAGCCCATTCCTGTTTAAAGACATCACGTTTAACGTCACCATCAGCATCGGTGTTGCCGGGTTTGATGAAGCCGACATTGATGTTGAAAGCCTGCTGCGCAAAGCAGACAGCGCCCTCTATTTGGCCAAACAAAGTGGCCGAAACACCGTAATCGATACCTTTTCCTGA
- a CDS encoding ABC transporter ATP-binding protein, protein MALIELSQLCKTYQSGEQQIKAVDHVDLTIEAGEFCVLAGPSGSGKTTLLNLIGCLDEPTSGTICLDGEETSSRSVRELADFRLHNIGFIFQAYNLIPVLTAEENAAFALMLLKIPVEQRRQRVRELFATLGLEGLEKRKPSDLSGGQQQRVAVARAMASSPAVILADEPTANLDSATSEHLLEMMHQLNHEQGTTFVFSSHDPLVINKADRVIELHDGQLRNDTRRKP, encoded by the coding sequence ATGGCCCTGATCGAACTAAGCCAACTGTGCAAAACGTACCAAAGCGGCGAGCAACAGATCAAAGCCGTCGACCATGTCGATCTGACCATCGAAGCCGGTGAGTTCTGCGTGCTGGCCGGCCCCTCCGGCAGCGGCAAGACCACCCTGCTCAATCTGATCGGTTGCCTCGATGAACCCACCTCCGGCACCATCTGCCTTGATGGTGAGGAAACCAGCTCGCGCAGCGTCCGAGAATTGGCGGACTTCCGCCTGCACAACATCGGCTTTATCTTTCAGGCCTACAACCTGATCCCGGTGCTCACCGCTGAAGAAAACGCCGCCTTTGCCTTGATGCTGCTTAAGATTCCGGTTGAACAACGCCGCCAACGTGTTCGCGAGCTGTTTGCCACTCTGGGACTTGAAGGACTGGAAAAACGCAAACCGTCTGACCTGTCCGGCGGCCAGCAACAACGGGTCGCTGTCGCCCGCGCCATGGCCAGTTCTCCTGCCGTGATTCTTGCTGACGAACCGACGGCGAACCTGGACTCGGCAACCAGTGAACACTTGCTGGAGATGATGCACCAACTCAACCATGAGCAGGGCACAACCTTTGTCTTCAGCTCCCACGATCCCCTTGTTATCAACAAGGCCGATCGGGTGATTGAGCTCCATGACGGCCAATTGCGCAACGATACCCGCCGGAAGCCATGA
- a CDS encoding DUF6178 family protein — translation MEDQTPQSLATLPSSDPYLQQVQASSGRQKYQLILNAANSAALVRSLPAQEVFLLVKELGALDAVELIGLASPEQVTLCVDMDCWDGDQLDAENALVWLHLLLIQDEEEFLRLIDDFDFELLVMMVKKQLTITGGLESLTDDDEDLLANRKRFDQVYECDYRNSDVAKLMDAFQDVLFRERQELYLRLMEAVRHEFDLALQEDVYQLRNGRLGDLGFVERFEARSLYDVIDPQRFDPQQHVKPQGIYTSQSTGGVAPGFLVTTVQPRDLLADVMAGGLNEDLAHELTFLLNRAMSADGVDYGEPNEVRQTMEDVYHYLNLALGFLAGTDAEKATELFHGVYLQHLFQLGYSLTASLRQRARTISQSVLGPYLDGPDAAVITALCQDKPRFFNGLMDETRADQRPFATMAEVTLVDEELQCIDMLQAVFGEQGLLPLGAPEDIDLDGCVPDQGSELTLSEIFLTALAQRIMGRDFAFRPLPIQELSQLHATLTRNDEAMAALRDETGRWLESQAPGTTPFVHYCLAIWESELCELEADDLVPEYVDGLVLRVE, via the coding sequence ATGGAAGACCAAACCCCTCAATCTCTTGCCACACTGCCCTCCTCGGACCCTTATCTGCAACAAGTTCAGGCCAGCAGTGGCCGGCAAAAATATCAACTGATTCTCAACGCCGCCAACAGTGCCGCCCTGGTGCGCAGTCTGCCTGCCCAGGAGGTCTTCCTGCTGGTCAAGGAACTCGGTGCTCTCGATGCCGTGGAACTGATTGGCCTGGCCAGCCCGGAACAGGTGACCCTGTGCGTGGATATGGATTGCTGGGATGGCGATCAGCTTGATGCGGAAAACGCTCTGGTGTGGCTGCATCTGCTGCTGATTCAGGACGAAGAGGAATTTTTACGTCTGATCGACGATTTTGATTTTGAATTGTTGGTGATGATGGTCAAAAAGCAGCTGACCATTACTGGTGGTTTGGAATCACTGACGGATGATGACGAAGACCTGCTGGCCAACCGCAAGCGCTTTGACCAGGTGTACGAATGCGACTACCGCAACAGCGATGTTGCCAAGTTGATGGACGCGTTTCAGGATGTGCTTTTTCGCGAGCGTCAGGAGCTGTACCTGCGCCTGATGGAAGCCGTGCGCCATGAGTTTGACCTTGCGTTGCAGGAAGATGTTTATCAGCTGCGTAATGGTCGCCTCGGCGACCTCGGCTTTGTCGAGCGCTTTGAGGCGCGTTCGCTCTATGACGTGATCGATCCGCAGCGCTTTGACCCGCAGCAGCATGTCAAACCGCAGGGCATTTATACGAGCCAAAGCACCGGCGGGGTGGCACCCGGCTTCCTGGTGACCACGGTACAGCCGCGTGACTTGCTCGCCGATGTCATGGCCGGAGGATTGAATGAAGACCTCGCCCATGAACTGACGTTCCTGCTCAATCGCGCCATGAGTGCCGACGGTGTTGATTATGGCGAACCGAACGAGGTGCGTCAGACCATGGAGGATGTGTACCATTACCTCAACCTCGCCTTGGGTTTTCTGGCCGGTACCGATGCCGAAAAAGCCACCGAGTTGTTCCACGGTGTTTATCTGCAACACCTGTTTCAACTCGGCTACAGCCTGACCGCCTCCCTGCGGCAGCGGGCGCGCACGATTTCTCAAAGTGTGTTGGGGCCATATCTCGATGGCCCGGATGCCGCCGTGATCACGGCGCTGTGTCAGGATAAACCGCGCTTCTTCAACGGCCTGATGGATGAAACCCGCGCCGACCAGCGCCCTTTTGCCACCATGGCCGAGGTAACACTGGTGGATGAAGAACTGCAATGCATCGACATGTTGCAGGCCGTTTTTGGCGAGCAGGGGCTGCTGCCGCTCGGCGCACCGGAGGATATTGACCTCGACGGCTGCGTGCCCGATCAGGGCAGCGAGTTGACCCTGTCGGAAATCTTCCTCACCGCGCTGGCCCAGCGCATCATGGGCCGCGATTTTGCCTTCCGACCATTGCCGATTCAGGAACTCAGTCAGTTGCACGCCACCCTGACGCGCAACGACGAAGCCATGGCCGCATTGCGCGATGAAACAGGTCGCTGGCTTGAATCCCAAGCTCCAGGCACCACACCGTTTGTCCACTACTGTCTGGCCATCTGGGAAAGTGAGCTGTGTGAGCTTGAGGCCGATGATCTGGTGCCGGAATATGTTGATGGGTTGGTGTTGCGAGTGGAATAA
- a CDS encoding FtsX-like permease family protein: MLIKLAFLNLGRNRRRTLLTLSSLVISAAMLILSLGIFSGMFADMLSSATDNYTGHITISRPDYQQEHDLYLNFSPAPALLDQLQHTRGITGLSERLRAFGLLSGRDQSRPAELLGVDFAQEPQVTTLNQKLIAGTFPTNSAAGQGVIGSALARRLGVTVGDELVLVSQAADGSIANALLTVSGIFDSGDQILNTRLALVDLHWLQTTMALPGKVHEIVLRCQQPLRAATLAASLQHQLGDTLEVLDWGKRLPQMQEVIASYDISRLIFVAILYSAAALGVLNTFYMAVLERATEFGVLLALGMPPRRLRWLVVLESLLLGALALVGALLLGGVLTWWMSRYGIDLSHQLSAVTYAGGTIPPRLHAVHDWNNYLIPSLCLLLVSIAASYLPARRASRLQPVDVLRRL; encoded by the coding sequence ATGCTGATCAAACTGGCGTTTCTCAACCTCGGCCGCAACCGGCGCCGCACCCTGCTTACCCTGAGTTCGCTAGTAATCTCAGCAGCTATGCTCATTTTGTCGCTGGGGATTTTCTCCGGCATGTTTGCCGATATGCTGTCGTCGGCCACCGATAACTACACCGGTCACATCACCATCAGCCGCCCCGACTACCAGCAAGAACACGATCTGTATCTCAATTTCAGTCCCGCGCCTGCCCTACTCGACCAACTGCAGCACACTCGCGGAATCACCGGTCTCTCTGAGCGACTGCGTGCTTTCGGCCTGCTCAGTGGCCGTGACCAGAGTCGGCCCGCCGAACTGCTCGGCGTCGATTTTGCTCAGGAACCGCAGGTCACCACCTTGAATCAAAAGCTCATCGCCGGGACATTCCCGACCAATAGCGCTGCCGGTCAAGGCGTAATCGGCAGCGCCCTGGCCCGCCGACTCGGCGTGACTGTCGGTGATGAACTGGTGCTGGTCTCCCAGGCTGCGGACGGCTCCATTGCCAATGCCCTGCTCACGGTCAGCGGTATTTTCGACAGCGGCGACCAGATCCTCAACACCCGGCTGGCCCTGGTGGATCTGCACTGGCTACAGACCACCATGGCATTGCCGGGCAAAGTGCATGAAATCGTGTTGCGCTGTCAACAGCCGCTACGGGCGGCCACTCTGGCCGCATCCCTCCAGCACCAGTTGGGCGACACGCTGGAAGTGCTCGACTGGGGTAAGCGGTTGCCACAGATGCAGGAGGTGATCGCTTCTTACGACATCAGCCGCCTGATCTTTGTCGCCATTCTCTACAGCGCCGCCGCCCTCGGCGTGCTCAACACCTTCTATATGGCGGTGCTGGAGCGGGCTACCGAGTTCGGTGTATTGCTGGCGCTGGGGATGCCGCCGCGCCGTTTGCGCTGGCTGGTGGTATTGGAAAGCCTGCTGCTTGGTGCCTTGGCTCTGGTCGGTGCCTTGTTGCTCGGCGGCGTGTTGACCTGGTGGATGAGTCGCTACGGCATCGACCTCAGCCATCAACTCAGCGCCGTCACCTATGCCGGTGGCACCATCCCACCGCGGCTGCATGCGGTGCATGACTGGAACAATTATTTGATCCCGTCGTTGTGCCTGTTGTTGGTCAGTATCGCGGCCAGCTATTTGCCGGCGCGGCGTGCCTCGCGTCTGCAACCCGTTGATGTGTTAAGGAGGTTGTAG
- a CDS encoding MFS transporter, producing MIKPDYGQPAMLKFLILLTIASGMGLQTWMILFNNFAVDVAGLNGQQVGVIGSVREIPGLLALLVVYVLLLISEHRLAALSVVVIGLGSVVTGFLPSYGGLIFSTLVISFGFHYYETTNQSLTLQYFDIHTSPLIFGRLKSLTSAVNIAMGVTVFVLGLFLEYQTIFILIGVSVALVGLWGLRQNPSSADVVPQCQKMVFRRKYFLFYFLTCMAGARRQIFIAFSVFLLVKEFHCSVTQIAALFVINNLINYFVSPLIGRAIVRFGERKVLSLEYGSLIAVFLGYAWADSLWVVVSLYVIDHILFSFAMAIRTYFQKVADPRDVAPSMAVGFTINHVAAVVMPVIGGALWMIDYSIPFIAGAVMSGVSLLAVQWIRTDVSGKKNPA from the coding sequence ATGATCAAACCCGATTATGGCCAACCGGCCATGTTGAAATTCCTTATTTTGCTGACCATAGCTTCCGGCATGGGATTGCAGACCTGGATGATCCTGTTTAACAACTTTGCGGTTGATGTGGCCGGGCTGAACGGTCAGCAGGTTGGTGTGATCGGTTCAGTGCGTGAAATCCCTGGTTTGCTGGCCCTGCTGGTCGTTTATGTGCTGTTGCTGATCAGTGAACATCGCCTGGCAGCGTTATCCGTTGTGGTGATTGGCCTGGGCAGTGTGGTTACCGGGTTTTTACCCAGTTATGGCGGTCTGATCTTTTCCACTCTGGTGATCAGTTTTGGTTTTCACTACTATGAGACCACCAATCAGTCGCTGACCCTGCAGTATTTTGATATCCACACCTCACCGTTAATTTTCGGTCGTTTGAAAAGCCTGACCTCAGCGGTCAATATCGCCATGGGTGTGACCGTCTTTGTTCTCGGTTTGTTTCTAGAGTATCAGACTATTTTTATTCTCATCGGTGTGAGCGTTGCTTTAGTCGGATTGTGGGGGCTGCGGCAAAATCCTTCGAGTGCCGACGTGGTACCGCAGTGCCAGAAGATGGTGTTTCGCCGCAAATATTTTCTGTTCTATTTTCTCACCTGTATGGCCGGTGCGCGGCGGCAGATTTTTATCGCTTTTTCGGTATTCCTACTGGTCAAAGAGTTCCATTGCAGTGTGACGCAGATTGCCGCACTGTTTGTGATCAATAACCTCATCAATTATTTTGTCAGCCCGCTGATTGGTCGCGCTATTGTCCGTTTTGGCGAACGCAAGGTGCTGTCGTTGGAATATGGCAGCCTGATCGCGGTGTTTCTTGGCTATGCCTGGGCGGATTCGCTGTGGGTGGTGGTGAGTCTTTATGTCATCGACCATATCCTGTTTTCTTTTGCCATGGCCATACGCACCTATTTCCAGAAAGTGGCCGACCCGCGCGATGTGGCTCCGAGTATGGCCGTCGGTTTTACCATCAACCATGTTGCGGCAGTGGTGATGCCGGTGATTGGTGGTGCGCTGTGGATGATCGACTATTCCATTCCGTTTATTGCCGGCGCGGTTATGAGTGGGGTCTCGTTGTTGGCGGTGCAATGGATCCGCACCGATGTTTCAGGTAAAAAAAATCCCGCTTAA
- a CDS encoding chemotaxis protein CheC, producing the protein MTTENLNNIFAQDEKDILQEVMNIGFGQASAELAEVIDIFVILSVPDIQVLKGSDLPDYLCGELQSNSTVNIIEQSFLGKFAGQALLIFPSGAEKDLLTLFNSDQDYIQSENDVDMDTLEQETLIEVGNILIGACIGKIAELLDDVVTYDPPRLIAKDLCFDDCNQSPVAAESFVISIRTVFRFEQQNVEGYLFLITNQKSIDWLKKALLAFLESFG; encoded by the coding sequence ATGACTACGGAAAATCTCAATAATATTTTTGCGCAGGATGAAAAAGACATTCTTCAGGAGGTCATGAATATCGGCTTTGGACAAGCCTCAGCGGAATTGGCTGAAGTTATTGATATTTTCGTTATTCTCAGCGTGCCTGACATCCAGGTTCTTAAGGGGAGCGATCTGCCTGACTACTTGTGCGGTGAGCTGCAATCCAACAGTACAGTTAACATTATTGAACAAAGCTTTCTCGGCAAGTTTGCCGGGCAGGCCCTGCTTATTTTTCCCTCGGGCGCAGAAAAAGATCTGCTGACTCTGTTCAATTCCGACCAGGACTATATCCAGAGTGAAAACGATGTTGACATGGACACTCTGGAACAGGAAACCCTGATCGAAGTGGGCAATATTCTGATCGGCGCCTGCATCGGTAAAATCGCCGAACTGCTGGACGATGTTGTTACCTATGATCCACCACGTTTGATAGCCAAAGATCTGTGCTTCGATGACTGCAACCAATCACCGGTTGCGGCAGAGAGCTTCGTCATCTCGATCCGTACCGTGTTCCGCTTTGAACAACAGAATGTCGAAGGCTATCTGTTTCTCATCACCAACCAGAAATCCATCGACTGGTTGAAAAAAGCTCTGCTGGCCTTTTTGGAGTCGTTCGGGTGA
- a CDS encoding peroxiredoxin, which translates to MSVLVAQQTPEFTAPAVMADGTINPEFKLSDLKGKYVVLFFWPMDFTFVCPSEIIAHNHRVSQLKERGVEIVGISIDSQFTHLAWRNTAIEDGGIGPVEFPMVADVKHEICQAYGIEHPQAGVAMRASFIIDQNGMVQHQVVNNLPLGRNIDEMVRMIDALQFFEQYGEVCPAGWNKGDAGMKASPEGVAEYLSEHAEKL; encoded by the coding sequence ATGAGTGTACTGGTTGCACAACAAACCCCCGAATTCACCGCCCCCGCAGTTATGGCTGATGGCACGATCAATCCCGAATTCAAACTGAGCGACCTCAAAGGAAAATATGTGGTTCTGTTTTTCTGGCCAATGGACTTCACCTTTGTCTGCCCGTCTGAAATCATTGCCCACAACCATCGCGTGAGTCAGCTCAAAGAGCGTGGTGTTGAAATCGTCGGCATCTCCATTGACTCCCAGTTCACCCATCTGGCATGGCGTAACACTGCCATTGAAGATGGCGGTATTGGTCCGGTTGAGTTCCCCATGGTCGCGGATGTCAAACATGAGATCTGCCAGGCATACGGCATTGAACATCCTCAAGCCGGTGTGGCCATGCGCGCGTCCTTTATCATTGATCAGAACGGTATGGTTCAGCACCAGGTGGTAAACAACCTTCCTCTGGGCCGCAATATTGACGAAATGGTGCGCATGATTGATGCTCTGCAGTTCTTTGAACAATATGGTGAAGTCTGCCCGGCAGGCTGGAATAAGGGCGACGCCGGCATGAAAGCCTCTCCGGAAGGTGTTGCTGAATACCTGAGCGAGCACGCAGAAAAACTGTAA